Proteins found in one Plasmodium gaboni strain SY75 chromosome 13, whole genome shotgun sequence genomic segment:
- a CDS encoding hypothetical protein (conserved Plasmodium protein, unknown function) has translation MKCSSFSCKSKYYHHTSKYNYLSDDDNLNLFLKDTKKKKNFNYLLENAVNKIIYETKKNCDISSDVEQIEKLNSENMDESENESLDDIDIILKKSKLENMFLKKKNNPNIYLPSKNIKHRIYSTNQERNENVEKKIKNKIIESQNDKIIENFKNVLCNDINQYFKDIFHNLRNNNQSINTPLKGNIETQNKIIQQKKQYNISNDTIEEIISNTFKNNSNNYNSDIHNNDNSYKNSQDNINIKDIYVPKNIQPSNYNKTNSNKDRPNKYAKKNNKYTSIHINNNNNNNNKPYTQHMNHKKKKKKKKKNSQEKISNHQHNNIMVTKKKFFEKKKNINNKYFLNSYIHNNTIKSSPLISNVQIDGISKDLINSMDNPQNWENSKDNCNEISHDDFTFNHFQKNENNNILNKLRF, from the exons atgaaatgtTCCTCTTTTTCTTGTAAAAGCAAATATTACCATCATACATCAAagtataattatttatcggatgatgataatttaaatctatttttaaaagacacaaaaaagaaaaaaaatttcaatTATCTTCTAGAAAACGCTgtaaacaaaataatatatgaaacaaaaaaaaattgtgACATTAGTTCAGATGTAGAACaaatagaaaaattaaattcTGAAAACATGGATGAATCTGAAAATGAATCATTAGATGatattgatattatattaaaaaaaagtaaattagaaaatatgtttttaaaaaaaaagaataacccaaacatttatttaccttccaaaaatattaaacaCAGAATTTATTCTACAAACCAAGaaagaaatgaaaatgttgaaaaaaaaataaaaaataaaattatagaATCTCAGAATGATAAAATCATAGAAAACTTTAAAAATGTCTTATGTAATGACATCAATCAATAttttaaagatatattCCATAACTTAAGAAATAATAACCAATCCATAAATACACCATTAAAAGGAAATATAGAAacacaaaataaaattatacaacagaaaaaacaatataatatatcaaatgACACCATTGAAGAAATAATATCTAATACATtcaaaaataattcaaataattataattctgatatacataataatgataattcatataaaaattcacaagataacataaatataaaagatatatatgttccaaaaaatatacaaccatctaattataataaaacaaacAGTAATAAAGATAGGCCGAACAAATATGctaaaaagaataataaatatacttctatccatattaataacaacaacaataataataataaaccTTATACACAACATATGAATcataagaaaaaaaaaaaaaaaaaaaaaaaaaattcgCAAGAAAAAATCTCAAATCATCAACATAACAATATCATGgtcacaaaaaaaaaattttttgaaaaaaaaaaaaatattaataataagtattttttaaatagttatatacataataatacGATAAAATCGTCTCCACTAATTTCAAATGTTCAAATTGATGGTATATCTAAAg ATCTAATAAATTCTATGGATAATCCACAAAACTGGGAAAACTCAAAAGATAATTGTAATGAAATATCACATGACGATTTTACATTTAACCATTTTCagaaaaatgaaaataacaacatcttaaataaattaagattttaa